TTGCCGGCAGTACACCCCAAGCAAAGCATGACTGGATACAATGAAATGAGTTTGGCCCAAGTCATTCAGTTACGAGGAGTAAGTCGGTGGACTTCCTGGATTCGTTTTGATCCCTGACCCTTCGTTCCAGACTTCAAGCGAGGCTGCGAGAACGTCAGCATTTCGGAGAACCAGACCGTCAGCTACAACACCGACGTGTGGACATGCTTTGGCGAGCCCTTCTCGCACTTCGGCGTGGAGGTGAGGACCCGCTCGTGCCAGCCACCTCAGACAGCAGCTGACTCCTGATCACGTTCGAAAGACCATTCGCTCACCGCGCCTCATTCTTGCAGGCGAGGGTGGAGTGCGCGGAGGGCTTCGTCAGCAGCGGGAACGTGACTTCCGTGACGCTGGTGTGCGACTCGGTCAACGCCACGACTCATCGCTGGATTCCCGGGGACGAGGGCCTTCTGCCGGAGGACCTTGTCTGCGGTGAGTCCTTTGGCGTCGAGGCTTTGGCTGCCATATCTGCTGACTTGCTCCTGCTGTTGTCTCCTGTCTGGTCCTTCTGATGCGCTGCAGGGATCCTGAATAACCTTTGGAATATCCTTTTCTAGATTCCTACACTCCGGAACCGACGCCAGCCGACGGGGCAGCCATGAGAGTCGCCAGCTGCTACGCCTTGCTGACGGCGACGCTGTTGCTCTGCTTCCACAGCCGCTGACTTGTGGCAGCCGTGGGCGGAGGTGATCGAGTGTCAGTCATTCCATCGGCCAAGACGACGCGTTGAGCCTCAAGACGCGCCCGAAGATTTTGAGGATTCTTGTGATGATTAACTTGCGTTGGATGTTAGGTTCATTTCAGGGCCTTGATTAAAGGTATTTTAAGGTGGTTGGGCTTACATTATTCTTCAGTGAGGTGCTATGACAtttttcatttcacacacacaaacatacacgtgtatgtgtgtgtgtgtgtgcatatatatatatatatatatatatatatatatatatatatatatttatatatatatatatatatatatatatatatatatatatatatatatatatatacataaaatacatatatgcatatatatatatatatatatatatatatatatatatatatatatgtatatatatatatatatatatatatatatatatatatatacacacacacacacacatatgcgtataaaTCATGATACAATTTGACTAGAATTATATATCATCTTGATATCAATCGTTATCATGTCACTGATCaaagttttaaaaccttttaaagtaATTCATATGTTCGTAAATCTTtcaattcatttcatttatagGAATGTTATATATGGCataaagaaaatgtgatatttacttagatttattttcataaaaaaaattgtacaaaagATATGtaaacatgtgtttatataagtgGACAGAATTAATAAATACTGATGCAAGTATACTTCGATATAAAATGAAGTAATATTCCATTAAGACTTTTTCTTGTTCAGTTTCCTCAAAACTAAACCTCAACGATTTTATCTAACAGAAGAGGTATCGTCCATTATAcactattcactttttttttttagcaattgtaGTAATGTTACTTACACCAAATTTTCAATCAATCACAGTAGATTCACATAAGTTTTACTCATCAAATAAAACCGTAGAGGTGAAATCAGAATCCTGCTATCACCCTCATTAAACGCAGGGCTAGCATAACGGCGCCTGACGCGTCGCTAGGCATCGGAGGTCCGTGTCTGGAGAAGCGATTCCCGTCTGGATTCTTCTCCTGATGAGTCCTGTAACTGGGGTTGGCctgcttccccccttccctacttTTCCGTCTGAAGCAGCCGTGTCAGCTGGCCTCTCCTCGCCGCGCCCGTGCTAGTTTAAAATCCCCACAGTCTCCGGGATATTAGCTTTCTTCAAGGGTTCTCGATCACAAAACCTTGGGAATTTAGCTTCTGTGCCCCTTGGTTGGTTATCTGAAGACTTCCCTACTCGGCGGACTCTCTCGAACTCCGGAGTCACGCTGTGGTGCTCGCGAAGGGGTCTTGATAATCTGTTCGCAGACTGCTGCCAGTTTCCCCTTTTGTTCAGGAATTCTATCGTATCGAAGGTCGTTTCGACGCCCCTATAACACTGCCCTGCTGTGCTCGAAATCGTCAGTCTCCTTCTTGCAGCCACAGATCTCATCATGGCCAAAGTCGAGACTGCGAATAACTTCACCTAAGGGAAGTTAATTTCAGGAACTCAAAGCCTAAGTCATATGTACTGAGGTAtctttgaaaaatggaataatgcaataaggCAGCGATGTACATAAATAACAAcgctccctgaccaggactcgaaggTATGACCCGGAATGACCAGCACTAAACCAGCCACAGAAAGGAGTGTGCAGCGAGGATCCTAGTAACTCCAGACACTAGAATAATGATAAGGAGGGTTTACACACATCCCCTGTGGACGCTCCCTGGAACTGAATCAGAAACTCATATCCTAATGCGGGTGTTCAGCCTCTTgacaaagggtttggggaaagatcagctatgcatttatttattaatacctagccatcgatctatctacctatctgtatatatcatatagatgtgtgtctatgtatatatgtatatatattatatatatatatatatatatatatatatatataatgtatatatatatatatatatacataatatatatatatatatatatatatatatatatatatatatatatatatatatatgttatcatggTAAGTTATTCTACCAACGGCCTCTGTGCAGGTCAACACATAaccaagaaaggaagaggaggtagaaaaaCCATCAGTTGTTTACGTAGTAAGAACATATTAGCTACAGTTTCTGAAGGCAGtctattccaaagcctacaaGTAGCAGTAAAAAGGCGTGTAGACAATCGACTTGCATAAAATGTCATTGAATTGGGGGTTATAGAATTTGGGAATTTGCAGGGATAAAAATCAGTTAAATCTCGTGGGACAATAATCGTTGCAATGCGTATAAAACGGGAAAAAGGCCCCCAGCACCCCCTACGATGTCTagtgtttaaaattttaagggcaGACAGGagaaattttttggaatttaagAAAAACGACGAATAACCCCACACAGGgggaacaatatttaaaaaatgaggcAAAATTTAAGGTAATGttgtaaatttttcaaaaatcttcTTGCACTTGCGAAGGTTTGCCAAATTTAGAGAAATTTGCCAGGGTCATATTCCTAATCTGCAATTCAAAGAGTTCAGTTATCCCccgaaggggtttaaaaaaacccctttaatcaACAGAAATGGATGGAAGAAAAGGCGCTCTAAAACCGACTAACAAAAATTTCCTTGGATTttgtggggtttaaatttttcctgcGTCGCCGAGGGGGACCATGACTGAATTACCACAGGCTTCAGTGAGGTGTCAGCTACTGTTTGCCGGGTTTGCCAGAGAAGGAATTTTAATCTAGAGTGAAGTATCTAAAAGCCTTTTACcaattttctttttagaaaaccCCGGGGTTACATATCGCTTGTATTTTAAAAGAAGAGCAAAGAGCTAACAAACTcccctggggaaaaacccccaaaaaggtcaCAGGGGAATACGAGCTAAAAACTCCATCAATTTGAAACACGCCgctactaccagaaaaaaattcagttaaaatactaaaaaattcaccccaaaaaaccaacagactgaaaattaaaaatttcaaaccCTTGTAGTTATGTGTAAAAAGGCGCACAAAAATTGGGAAGAGAAAAAACcagagtaccacacacacacaaaacacaccccatacatataagtatatatatatgtatttttacgccgaccccctcgtctctctgccaccaacacaaggaaaGGTAGGCAGACGgccgtgttatatacagggtcgggGAACACTAAAACGGGCCCAAAGAGGACCGAACCCCCACGGGCGTCCCaaaaacaccaggagaggaaaaagcAAGGGGTGAGGCGgggccgaaaaaaaacaaaaaagaaagtttttcctttttttaaacaaaagttatttacccgtacatttttcctATGGgcccacaaaaagggggggggaaaccaacaTGTCACACTCCCAAAAACCCGCTTTTTAAAcgggcaaaaaaaagggtttatccccaggtcacaaaggcacaaacGAGGTTTTCAAGGAGCAGCCCCAAAACCGGGCgttctttggcttgttcctccgccccccccccgctcacagccagtcgtctgtttacccaggtcccttcatttttaacacatgcccaggtcaccctttttcattttaaaacacattttttccgaacagagacaaagacccactggcgtagcactatccccccaaATTAAgaagacgacccgtctgctctaaATTCCCTAAAcctgaaataaacaaacagaaaatttaaaaaaaaattagtcctcaagaaaaaaaccaaaattctttaaaaacaaaagtaacttAATTGAAAAATCAgtttcaaaaacacaaaaacctttCATCCAGGCGGCTTTTTTTCGCTCCGCGGGGGGTCGCCCCGGGGAGTAGGGGGTGGGCGGCGGAAATTTGGGCAGTGGCCCCCAGGGGGgttatctcctgtcccaagacctgtctcatggtcaccattgacgtctgggGACCCCCTCACCGCCCAAAATGCTTTTCCTAATTTGGGTTTCAGCTTTCTGCCACGCCTCATCCCCGTACTGGggcaactttctttttttcaccatggccccaggagtagcccccggaaaaaggggtaacgccacacccggtccacgtggacaacagacggcgTTTTCGCCCTCCGAATTTAAATAGGTGCCATCAAAAAGGGGCCGCTACCCCCGTGTAGGCCCCTTTCCCGGGGGCTcttagcttcggcgagagccctgtTTTCCGCCGGGGTTATGCAGCCACTTTCTGTCCACCTAGGTTTTTTTAACCCATTTCCTTCATGGGGAGGGTTTCATAGGTCTTTTCATGGCAGGGCCcgggctaccttgagcttgccatgCACCCGTCggtccctttttccccaccaGGTTGCGGCGTTTCCCGGGCGCCCAAATCCCGGGAAGTCAGGCatcggggcccccccaaacccaaaccaaatcctcgctccccgacgactcttctgggctgtttccccttttccccacaagtGCCCCGCTTTGCCCCcaactggcaccttctgggccttttcGGAGGGAAGTTTGGGTAAACCCCTTTaaataacccctcccctggtccacaaggcccccgcccaaccgctacgccatcaaaCCAGctgaagtttttggggggggtccaaAGAGGCCCTCTACTCCCCGCATCATCTTGCAGTCTCACCGGATTCTAGGGCTCttttcccggggggaaggggcagtCGCCCCAGCTGTAACTACCCCTGCCCCCAGCCAACCTCTGGGAAACAAGGGCACCTCTTCCCCCGTGCACCCCACCAGCTTTTCCTTTCCAAGGGGGACACACCCCCTTTACTCtgctcaggtagtcaaggcccagcaaacagtgctttGTCCAGATCGGCCACCTACACGGCAGCCCTGCACCGTGgcccccacgccaatacgagcccccaCTGGCCCCCTTTAGCTGCACCAAAAGCCCCGTACACCCACAGTCTTTGGTTTCGTTTTGGAAGTCGCATTtggttttgggcccaaaaatttaaaggccCCAATAGGGTTTTCGCCCCAATTTTCCACTGTCCCACTATTGAGCCCCCCACCGCATTTTGCTGGTTCGACGGCGGCCCTTAAACCCCAAAtcagggcccgggaaccgaggacggctggggttttggggccccccttttcccgccttttcccccctttttaccacTTCCCTTTGCCTTAGGGGCATGCAAATGGATGGGGACCCTACCTGCCCCAGTTTTTGCAGCACCCGATGGAAGGCAAACAGAAAACCGTCGGTTGAAGGGacgtttttctcccctccctctgacactgacacGTTTTGTGGGCCCCACCTCCCGCAGCCCAAAaacaaagggtttgggaaaattctcgggctcaccctttccccaatgctatttttttccccctttagccttccggcccggagggcccccgggggggctgagcagctggccctaggcccctggttgccttcaggaaagggCCCCGAAAATCCAAGGCCCCCGCCAGGGGCCCCCTGCAGGTCCTCCGGGTTTTGCCGTTTTACGTAAAATTTTCAGCTTTCTGGTTTCCcgtaaaggtcaaaaaaaaaatcacgggccaggaccacgtcaTCCCCTTCCGCAAACCCCCCGGGGGACGACCTaattaccagcgcctccacatcccgCGGGGAGCTGGGACAGGTCTCGCCACGCTCAAGAGTTTTgcccttcttcaagcgggcccgatatacctcggcctggggtggtgcccgaaagggcgtttcaaagcctccgccacgctggtgaaaagaggcatgttgggatcccggcagatgcccaaaacttccaccgcggggccccttaggcGTTACCAGCTGCGGGGCCCTTCTTTTCCCTGGCCCCACCCCTGGGCGAGCCAGCTTTTCAAATTGGGAACTAGCTCCCAGGCCACCCCCGTCGTACTCAGTGGTTACGCCTAAAAGaagtctggaggccgagaggtgggtggagaacgcgtgccgtgaataacacgacggggggggggaagggggggtgaggggggccaCGAGGCGGGTTGAGGGCCCAGTTTGCCGCCACCATACCAAGGGAGGGGTTCCGAGGGGTCCCCAGCCATTGCAGCGCCACTGGCCCCGACAcgtgctgcgaggcccgggggtatcctgccacggaccccaggcagacccaaaAAATTGACACTCTGGATCGTTCCCAGAACCTGTCTCCCTTCCtgttgcaacgttactacctgtGACGCGCCTTTTCGCCTTCATTTCCCCCCCAGGCCCAAACCTCCCCCTTCAGAGTCTGACCTCCTCATCAGTTCACTTTTCACGCGTTGAGGCCTTGTCGGGTACTGTGatttttccatcttcacagatgcaagttgCCTGTAGCCCTAAAAAGTTGGCagaactttttcccccctttccttgcctgcATCCGACGAGATGACCTCTGTCgagtgcaggcaaggaaggccctctgtccctgccttctcccctttgtgccttttcctcctcataccggccagaTGGCAGTGATCAGGCCCATTGGCTCGGTTTCACCTCATCGTGCCTGCCCAGTATGCCCCCTCTCCCggggctgccgccatctttgggaacatgataaatcggcctctcactgatcaaatatcacaaatcccacttttGACACCAAGACGCCCCGGGcgcctctctctgccaccaacacaaggcaggtaggaGACGGCGTTTATAtacgggtcgtgaacactgaaaatcCAAGAGGCACCCAAcaccacaggtcccagaacaccCGGAGAGGAAAAAGCaatggggaggcagggggagaaataaaccaaaaaaacagtcttcctttattttcacaagttatttacccggcacttttctataggcaccaaAAACAGGGGGGACACCAAATGTCACCTCAAGATACAGTTATAAAACcgggcaacacaaaatttatttaggtcacaagggcacaacgGTCTTTTACAGggggcagcacccaaccgcgtctctcttggctttttcctcccctcccccgctttcAGCCAGTGCGTCTGTTTACCCCGGTCCCCTTTATGTTTAAAACAGCCCCGGTATCCTTTTATGTAACAATGTTTTGCACAGGGGcaaagacccacggcgtagcaatatctatattatcatctatctattatctatctatattatttataatatgttgtttgtttttgtgggttttaataGTTTACATCcctaatttttatgttttaaaaagaatatatatataaattttaaaaatttatatatataatatattatagatatatatataaaaaccaccccacacacacacaccacacacacatagatgcgcTGCAGGGATCCTGAAAACCCTTTTTGAATATCCTTTAGTTTCCCTAACCCCGGAAAACGACGCCACCCGAGGAAAGCTATATATCtagtaaaaaagattaaaattaaattaaattttattaatttttcctctatttttctattactatttatatttaatgacacacacacccaaaatatattaatatatattatataatatatataatatatattattttaaatatatataaaaatttaatttaaatatttttaaaactgaattgagtataaaatgaaaaacacaaacgttctgatgataataacaattgacaaaagcaaaaaaatgaacaaaaaaaagtcgCTTTAGCAGACGcgataaaaaaacaccccttAGACAGGATTCAAAAAGGCAATCACGCGGCGGAGGAAAGAGTCGCAacctcacccccccaaaaccccccccccccttttgagagCATCGACTTGCCCCCTAATTTAAGCCGGTCGTCAGACCGTCGATTTCAGTGTTTGCTGGTCACGGTTGAGTTTGACGTTTGCCCCCTCCCCGCACGCCAACTAAAAGCCGCAATGCGTCTCTCCTCTCGCGCTGCTCGCAGGTCGGGCAGCGGGCCTGACGGCAGCTTCGTGGTGCTGGGAGgggaatcattctctttttttgggttcatttttgcaatcttttatttcctttttgttttgtgcATGTGGGGCCGAGGATGAGTTAATGGTACAGCGTTGCTTGCAAAATTTCGCCAGGGGCTCCTCATGAAGCACAACACTCTGTATAGATGAGTCTGTTTTTAGTTTACGAGCTTCCCCGAAGGCTCCGTGGGTGAAGGTGAAGCCCGGCCACGTGGACGATCAACAGTACATTTCCTACGGCCTCGGCCCTTCCGAGACCAACAGCGTCCTCCTGGCAATACACGCTGGGCGAGGGCCAGGAGGTGTCGGGGTCCTTGGGAGATCCTGAAGGATGAAAGCTGGGCCCGGAAACCTTCGAGGGAACCCCAAAAGCCCTGCGCCCGGAGGTGTCCCTTGGGAATCGTGCCAGGACGCGCGCCCCCGGCAAGGCAGCAGAACTTGTGTTCATTTTTGAGGTCCCCCTTTTGTTTGGGGGACGAGTCCAAAGTACCGCCTTTCTTCCAAACAGCCACAGGTCTCCAAAGGGACAAGGTGAACCTCGAACGCGTGACGTGATCTGGAATGCCCACGCTGCCCTATGAGCTAAACGCCAACTACAGGCACCGTCACTGCCGACGAGGGCACCAGGGGAGTCCCAAAAGGACGAAATATGATCATGGGAAAGAAGGGAATGTTTTCAGTGCCAGGttcacacgcaccccacaccccccagcCCCGGGACGAGCCAAACATCCACTTCTTATTCAAAAAGACCACATCAGATCTGCCTCTGCTGCCCTGCATAACCTCAGCAGAAAACCGCCTCTGCCCTCAGACCCACCAGAAACCCACATTACGAGACAACTTCCCGTCGGGGCGCCTGCAGCATCAAAATTCCCCCGTAAGTACTTCCCCGTTTTCCCGGAGCGACCGTCACGCCGGCTTGTACCGGAGGCCTCGGCAAGTACTTCAGGGGGTCAGCCGGGGTCGCCGACGCCATCCCAAGGCCCCGTGGTTACCTTTCAGGATTATTTTTACTGGGTTTAGGTTGGGGGCCTCGCTTGGTCGGAGATAGGGCCTCGTctgtgcaatataatataatatatatatatatataataaaatatttttaaaaatttatatatataatgtaaaaaatatatttatataattattatataaaaatatataattaataatataaaattatataatatatatatatatatgcatgtatgatgttataatacatatatacgtaatcaaaataatatataaattatatataagatatatataataatatatattattttgatgtatagggtatgtggtgtggtgtgtgtgtgtcggtttttgtgtgtgtgcgtggtgtgtgttgtacatatataatatgtatgtatcacacacacatacactatattttaaaaacacacacacaaaaccacacacaccacacacaaaaaacaacacaattattaaaattaatataatatatatataatatatatattatatatataatatatatataatatattttgtttgtgtgtgagtgtgtaccacacacacatataagagagagagaagagaggagagagaagagagggggggaagagagagagagagagaggaagaagagaaggagagagggaggagggaagaggggaggggagaggagagagaggaggaggggagggggagggggagagagagagagagaggagaagagagagagagagagagagagagagaagggaaggggagggagagagagagaagagggggaagagagagagagagagggggggagagagagagagaagggagagagagagaggggagagagagagagagagagagagaggagacatagatatagacagatagataaatagataaatagatagagagatagagacttaAATGCCTGTTATATTTCCATTGTAATTCGAATGCAAACACAATTTTCCCGTCGCTGCATTGGACGTTGTGCATCATCAAAGGGCCGTCCGCGCCCCCCAAAGCAGCCCCCTTTCCTGCCGCAGGTCAACCAGAGCGTCCCGGATGATGCCATCTTCCGCAGCGAACTGGGCGTCAGGAAGGCCAATGGGACAGTGATAAGCCAGTCTATGATGACCTCCCATTTCCGTAAGAAAATTTGAATACATGTCCAATCAGTTACTTTTCGCAAGATCCACTGAAATAGATCATTGCAAATGTCAACTTGAGGTGGTTTATTCAAACATTCAAAGCCGTAGTGAAAGACTCTCTTCAACTGGGACCTTCCTTTTCATTCAAGATTTCAGGCACAGTTGTAAGGTCCTCCCTGTTGGGGAAAACCAGACAGTGAGTTACAACACCGACGGGCCGAAAAGTTTTGGAGAACCATACAAAACCCGGAACAATAGGGGGAGTATTCCGTAGAGGACATCCAAACCCTAGTTCCCTTTGACGGGCAAAAAACATGCTTTTAATTTGAGCTTTTCGCCGAAAGGATCATATCAGCGGCATGACCCCCTTTTCCCAGGCGAGGGTGGAGTGCGCGGAGGGCTTTTCCCGCAGGGGAACGTGGGTTTTCCCGGGCGCTGGGGTGCGATTTTCAACGCCAGACTTTCGCTGGTTTCCCCGGGGACGAGGGCCTTCTGCCGGAGGACCTTGTCTGGGTAGTCCTTTGGCGCGAGGCTTTGGTCCCATATCGTGATTTTCTCCTGCTGGTCTCCTGTCTGGTCCTTCTGATGCGCGCGGGGACCCTGAATAACCCTTTTGGAATACCTTTTTCTAGTTTCCTACACCCCGGAACCACGCCAGCGACGGGGCAGCCTGAGGTCCCCAGTTTTGTACCCCTTGTGAGGCGACGCTGTTGCTTGTTTCCACACCCGGGAAATTGGGCGCCGGGGGGCGGAGGTGACGAGTGTCAGTCATTCCATCGGCCAAGCGACGCTTTGAGCCTCAAGAGGGCCCCCGAAGTTTTTGAGGATTTTTGTGATGATTAATTGCGTTGGATTTTAGGTTCATTTCGGGGGCCTTGATTAAAGGTATTTTAAGGTGGCTGGGCTTACATTATCCCCCAACAATACTTTTAgacattcttcttttaaaagtataatatatatttgtccgtggtttctttgcttttttcttatttagcaTTAACCTTTGATTACTTAGGGTATCCTCTGGGATAGTATCCagggtatattaaaaaaaataggtttttaaattttaattttcattagaaatactgggttttaaaataaaaataacggtgGAGGCATGATTTCCCTTTAGAGAGATTTTCGTGAATGTTCCAGGCACGAGGGTTCCCTGGGGTAGTAGAGCCCGCAAAAGGGTATCATTGGTAGAGCGGGTTTGCCCAATACAAAAAGGGGGCTGCaacaaaggaaaaacccccccaaagtgaaaaatttttatattcctcATCCCACTCACGcattcatttcatttcctttaaattttaaatttacatcaTTCACATTCAAAAATCgtcaatttataaaaatatattttaaaaatatatataataatataatatatatacaaattaatatatacatatatacatacatatatatacataaaaatatatatacatatatacatatatatacatatatatacaatattacatattaacaaatatacatatatatcaattaacaatataactatatataataatatacataaaacaaaatacatatatatacattatatacaattctAACATAATATCTTCTAACAATTTTTACTATctaacatattttatacatatcaacaataatacattctatacatatatatacttctataataaatacattttatacatatataacaatctaactttaaaattaaatctataatataatacaatctatacatataatacaatcataatatatatacatatctatacatatataacatattaacaatTTATACTATCTTActataaaaatatcaacataataacatattatctttattaaatattatacatatatatacattttatacatatattacattttataaaattatatacatttcaaacaatatatacaatcatacataatataaaatatctatacaaaatattaaatatctataaattatataatatctaacaataatacatatctatacatatatatactataatataataaatatctatacatatatatacatttaaaaatttaaaacattatatacataatattttaatatattacaatatatacatataatactatattacattatataattatatacaaaaatacatatatatcttatatacatatttaacaaaaatataaatatatacattataactttaaaatataaatatatatatatataatatatatatataatatatatataaaattatatatatatatgtgtgtgtgtggggttgtgccccgaaattaaaggaaaattaaatctcCCAAATGGTTCGGTGTGGAGCTCGGAGTAGAggggcaaaccatagaatggcaaccaccgacgagGTAACACGAGGTTTTTGGTGGAGTGAAGCTGCCATCCGAGAGTAGGGGCGAACCAGAAGGACACTTACACCTCATAGGGGCACCAAACACAACCATTCCCCCACAATTTTTTACAAGAAAAAGTGAAACCATCCTATGAACACCAGAAACCCTTTACAATATTCTTAAAACAACCACacacttaataaatatatataatatatatatatattaaatacataataataatatatatttatatatatataatataaatatatatatatatatatataattttttttttttttttttttttttttttttttttttttttactataaatatattacaacatagtttacaccacacacacaaacacacaacacacaccaccacacacacacacacacataataaacatatataaattaattacacaaataaaatacacacacacacacaacacacacacaacacacacatatataatatatattatataattaataaaatatataatattatatatatacataaatatattgtatgtttcctttgggaaagggaaaattcccctCGTTGCGtacctagccgctggggggcaagccagccaagtcgggcccgggaaaaata
This genomic interval from Penaeus monodon isolate SGIC_2016 chromosome 37, NSTDA_Pmon_1, whole genome shotgun sequence contains the following:
- the LOC119596278 gene encoding acidic proline-rich protein PRP25-like produces the protein MTDTRHLRPPAPNFPGVETSNSVASQGVQNWGPQAAPSLAWFRGSPRASEGPDRRPAGENHDMGPKPRAKGLPRQGPPAEGPRPRGNQRKSGVENRTPAPGKTHVPLREKPSAHSTLAWEKGVMPLI